TACTGTGACTTTACTTGTGGGATAGTTTGGCTCTGCAATGCTTAGTCCATATTCAGCATTGAGTACTTTGCTGATAGTGCTGTTCATTGTGTTAGTTTGGATGCGGAACTCCAACATGCCTATCTTTTTCCCATTTATTATTATGGCTTTTGCAGTCTGAAAGAAAAGTTTATTGTTGGATATTGTAAATCCATACAGGGGTGCTGATGTGGATTTTAGTGTTTCAATGAATGAATATGCCGACATGTCAGTGCCATAGTTGTTGGTTTCTTCCATAGAAAGGAAAAGTCTTCCGTCAGGCAGAAATAACCTTATGTCAGAAAAATCAGGATTCTCTTTTGTGAAGGTGCTGAAACGTCGGGATAGAAGTTCGATAGTCCGGTCTCTGTTTCTACTCTCAAAAGCTTCAATAATGCGGGTGTTGGATTTGATAAAACCATCGAGTCTGGATACGTAAGAGCGTGTAAGCTTTTGGAATTCGGACTCTACAAGATAAGATATCGCTTCCTGATGGTGAGTAATTTTTTCTTGATAGTTTTGTTTATATTCATACAGAGAGATAGTTATAAAAGTTGCCGACAGGGAGAGGATCACCAAAAGAATGATAAGTATCGCTCTGTTTCTGGTACCCATTTGCCAATTTACCCCGCTGCATATAATGTCTCTACCGTCTGCTTACAGCCATGTGTTATTGATGAAAAAATATCTGATCGGATAAAATACGCTGACAACAAAATATATTAACGCAAAAACAATGCTGTTAACAATATAAAATATAGATGAATATCCCATCAGCTTTTTGAATATAAACGAGCATATGCCGGATACACTTGATATGAATAGAGAAATATAAAAAATATATCCAACGTAACTATATTCTTTTTGCAGTATGCAGTAAGGGCACCTGTGGCTGGGCAGCTCATATACATATGTGCTTGTGAATAATATGAGGTTCAGAGTGCCTGCGAAGAAAAACACGACAGAGAAGAATAAGATAAACCATGGTCTTTTCAAGATAAGGGCAGCTATATACAGAACTGTAATAACTACGAAAGCGACGAATGCTGAAAAGGGATCCAAACTCATAATTAACGAATAACCCTCAGATGTTGCGCTATAGATACTGCTGCAGCAGCTTACTACAGCGGTAGGGTCTATTGATGCAAAGTTAAGAAACGCAAGTGAGGTTTCAATACAGACAAAGACTGTTATAAGAAGCAAATAGCCGTATTTGTTTTTTGTGTAAGGGAGATTCGCATACGTATTATTGCATTTGTACACAGTCAGCCATGCAGACATTAAGAATATGTTCACGATTTTAAAATAGAGCAGTGGGGAGCCGTAAACTGTGGCGTTGATGGAACCGGCTGCACACATGGCTCCGGTGAGTACATTTGACATTTTATCGTTGGTATAGATGAAAAAGAGGAACAGAGGGATTTTAAACAGAAAAATATAAGACACGATCGTTGATATCAGGTACCGACGTTTTTCCAGATGGTATTGTGAAGGTGTTGATGCGGATATGTCCCATCCGGTTAAGATGCGCAGAGCAAAAGGTGCTGTGTAAAGGAGCAAAAGCATAAATAGACTGTCGGTGAGAAGGAGGATGAACACCTCCGGTATCAGAAGTCCCATATCAGCTCTCTTTGGTCATAGTTATTACCCTGTCAGCTATCCCGCAATTAATAAGTTTGCTGTCGTGGGTGGCTATGAGCATTGTCCGCCCTTCATTTTTCAGAACTTTGAAAATGCCTATTAGCTCTTCAGTGAGCCTGCTGTCAAGGTTTGCTGTGGGTTCATCTGCGAGAACAACTGATGGGTTGTTTATAAGCGCTCTGGCTATTGCCACTCTCTGCATCTCTCCTCCGGAAAGTTTGTCTGTGCTGAGGTGCGCTCTGTCGGTTATGTCAAGTTTCATCATCATTTCCATTACAAGTTCTTTGATGATTCTTGCAGGTATTTCTGATGGTGTAAGGGGGAGTGCTATGTTGTCTTCTGTTGAAATGCCGCTTATAAGGTTGAACTGCTGAAATATCATTCCGACCTTATCTCTCCTGTACAGTGCCGAGAAGTGTTCAGGGAGTTTTGAAACAATCTGTCCGTCCACTTCCACAAAACCGCTGGATGGCTTTAAAAGTGCCGCTATCATGCTGAGGATTGTACTTTTTCCGCTTCCGCTTGGACCGCTAAGTATAACAGTCTCCCCTCTGTTTATCTCAACAGAAAAGTTCTTTATCGGAGTCGTTTCTCTGTTTCTGCCACTGATGTAAGTTTTAGTTACATTGTTTAGCTTTATCATCGTATAACCTCACCGGAGTCGATCGAGGCAGCACGCCATGAAGGTATAATGACAGCGGCGGTATATACAGGAACAGTTATAAAGAAGACTGATATATACACTGACGGATCAAAAGTAAAAGGTATTGTAAAATGAGGTTTAAGGTAAGAGTAACCCAAAAAGATATTTTTAAGCCCCGGCGCCTGAAGTATAAAAACATAAATTCCTGACAGGGTTATTGCTGAAATGTATGCGGTGACAGATATTACGAATGATTCGTAAAGTCTGACCTTCAGAACATCTCCGGTTGTCCAGCCCACTGCTTTCAGTATAGCGGTTTCTCTTGCTTCATCTCCTGATATCCCGCTAAGTCTGTCAAAGATTATCACAAAAAAAGTAAATATGGACGATATGAAGAACAGCAGAAAAATACCCCCCTTGTAGTCGAACATATTCTGATAGGATGCGCTTATGACTTCTTTTGTTATAACCCTGAGCGAAGGGGAGATGTTTTCTATCTTCTCCTGAATGGTTGCAATCTCCTGCGGGTTTGCAGCGTTAATAGCTATGTCTGCGGACATACCAGCAGGGATCCCCAGTATTTCTGATGCAGTTTTTCTGTCGGTGATTATAGTTCCTGTGGAGATCATCTGTGATTCGGTTTTAAAAATTCCGGCAGTTTGCAGAGTAATGTATTCACCATCAGGTTTCTGAAAACTGAATTCGTCCTTGTTGTAAATTGCCCTGAGAATTTCATTTAACTGCGCACCGATGAACATGCTCTTTCCGCTCCGGAGAGACATCGTATCCAGACCGTCTGTGACTTCCTGAATAGTTCTGCTCATGTTCGGATCAAAGATGTCTACCCCCACAACGGTGAGGTTTGTGTTTAGATAGTCAAAGGGATAAAATCCCCATACCCGGTCAGATGCGTTCAGGACGCCTGGTATCAATACAATCTTATCCAGCATAGCAGAGTTTATATATTGCTGTCTGCCTCCTGTAATCTTTTGTACTATGATATCAGGCAGGTTATCCAGAGAGTATTGAGCCTCTTTTTTCAGTCCTGCTGTGACCGTAAAAAGCACAAGGCATACTGATATCAGCATTGTAAAAATCAGAAAGATAAACAGATGTTTGCCTTTGTGCCTCATGAGCGACATTAAGGCATGTTCCAGCAGTTTAAAGTTAATCATTGCCTGGCGCCTTCTTATATATTATAGCTGAGAAATCTGTGTCTGAAGCGAAAGGGTCTGTTTCAAATAAGGCTCCGGTATCCGTAAGAGTGCGGAATCTTTCGGATGGTGATTCCAGATAGACAGAAAGGTCAGGCAGACCTGTCAAAAGTGTTAAGGACTGCCTGATTTTTATAGCGTTGACTGAAGGCGTGTTCGTGTGGCTGATGCCCAGCGTCACCCCCGCAGCCGCAACTAAAAGTATCGTTAATATCACGAAAAATACTGTGGTTCTACTCATCCAGTTTATATACCATATCCTCTGTAATATTACCAAAAGTAAGTATTTGTTGACCGTTATGGTCGGACATGAAAGATTCTGCATCTGCTTTAGTGGCAAACGGTACGAGCTCATTTCCCATCGGTCCATAGACGTTGGAGCCTGTAACATAAAATGCAGATTTGCCGTCAATAGCTTTGTTGGTGTAATAGTCTGTAACATGTATATCAGTTATTTCTATGTTTTTGTAATCTCCCCATTTGGCAGGGTTGAAGTAGAACTTAAACATATCTTTTGCACCGTCGAATACGGCATGTTCTTTTGTGGAATTTTTTTGATAATGCATTTTGGCTGCCCATTTAGGGTATTTGTGCACAAACATTCCGCATACAGGACATTTCTCGCCCTCCAGAACAGTTATAAACTGATCGGAATGTTTCTCTTTTCTTACTATGTCCCAAAGGTAAAGCGCAACCGCCTGAAGTTCCTTTTCGTCTAGTGAGCCGCATTTGGAATTAGTTTTTATATCTGCTTTCAGTTTGTTTATGAGGTTGTATTTAAAAGGGTCAATCGACTTGTCGCAGGCTGAAGAAAATATTTTTTCCCCTTTGGGATACATCATCTTCTGACGTTTTTTATTTGTCATCGACACATCTTTTCCCATTGACTCAAGTGCAGCTTTTGACGCCTGATCAAAAGTCATTAGTTCCCCGCCCATTTTTTTCTGAAATTCTTCTGCGTCCTTTTTTTCGGCGAAAGCGATTTTGCTTGTCATTGTCATTGTGCCCGGGGCGCTGCTGCCGACAACATAGGTTGCATTTCTGACATCGATAAGCTTTTCAGTTTTGGCGTCAACAACGAGTATCTGGCTGACTATACTGTGCAGTCCTTCATAATCCTCGAGCATGCATCTTATAGAGCAATACTGCTTATTCTGACCGTCTTTGAGCTTTAATGCGTGGCTTGTTTTGTAAAACATTTTAAGATTCATCCCGCAGACAGGACACCACGCTTTCTGTTTCCCTGTCTGAATAAGTTCTGGCTCACCAGAAGCTTTTTTACTGAATTCCATTTCACCTCCGAAGCCTGTAAAGGTGAATCCCAGGCATAACAAAAGGATAACAACTCTCATAATTACCTCCAAAGTACAGCTTTTTTATTTTATAGTATAGTAATCAGATGTTCAATACGAATTCGGAATAAAAAGGTGTTTTTACTGTTATTATTGTTAGGAAGAGTACCGACGATTAAAAGTTTTTTTGTGTGTTATAATGTTATTGTGCGTTACTGCTGGAGGGATTAATGCATAAATTACTTATACTATGTGTTTTACAGTGCATACTTTTTGCCTGTGATCCATATGAAAATCCTCTGACCAGAAATAAACCTCTCAATGAGATACTTGTCTATACCGGCATAACTATGTCCGATGCAGTCCTTGAGCTTAAAAGTGAATTTGAAAAAGAAAATGACTGTCTTGTTCATGTGATGTACGGCGCGAGCGGATACCTTAAACGTGTGATAGATGTGAACAAAAAGGGAGATATTTTCATACCAGGGAATAGTTCTTTTTTGGATACCCTGATAGGGGACGCTGTTGTAACCAGAAGAGAGACCCTTGGCTATAACAGACTAAGTTTTTTTGTCCCAAAAGGGAACCCTATGGGGTTAAATGGCAGTTTAAGCCAACTTGCGGAGGGGGATTTGCGCCTGATTATAGGTGCTCCTGAATCCGGTTCTGTTGGTAAGGAGACTATGTACCTTTTGCAAAAATATGGTATATTCCACGATGTTGCTTTGCAGGTACACTCTTTTGCTGCTGATTCAAAAAAGCTTGCATCCGCCATACGTGATAATGATGCAGATATTGCCATAAACTGGCGTGCGGTCGGCTACACTTTGAAAAACAGAGATTTTATGGATGCAATAGACATTGATTCTCCATATATACGCAAGGTGCCTGTTGTTATGGGATTATTGAAATACAGTGTGGATACCGGTTGTCCTGTTAAGTTTATGAACATGGCTGTTTCAGAAAAGGGCAGACAGATATTCCATAAATACGGATTTAGGGATTAATGAATAAAAATAAATCTTTTTTGTCAGATAAAATCGTTTTGCAGGTAATCTTTTACGTCATTTTTGTTGTAGGTTCCATTATGTCTGTTTTTATTATAGACAACTACATGCATAAAAGACTGTCGTTTCTTAATGGTCTGCTTAGTAACGAAACATCAAGGATTCACCTTAATGATATACTGAAAAGCAAGATGTCAGATGTTCAGAATACATTACTTAACTATACAAATGCCCGCTCTTTCGATGAAATGGAAAAGTATGAGAAACAGATAGCCAATTCAATTGAGTCTATGGAGTCGATCCTTTTTATACTGGAACACGGCGGTGTATACGTTGAGGATATGAATGTAAATTATGAAGGGCTTGAGAACGTAAAATACAAAGTTGAGTATGAAAAGAACTATGTCGGCAGGTTTAATATCCATGTCCTTGATATACAGGCGAAGGTAGTTGATATAAAAGAGTTGCTGGATAAGTTCCGCAGCCTTGTTATAGACATCATTCTATCAAGGCAGAGCGGTTCTGTAGAAGCATTTCGCGAGGTGGATGAACGCAAGAACATAATGACAAAGAGTATGGAAGCATTTTTTGTTCGGATGGATGAAAGCAGCAACAGGCTCTACCTTGAAGCGGAAAAGTCAGAAAATGAGTTAAAGTCTTATATTGAAAGTTCTATGGTAAAGTTCAGCAGTCAGAAGCTCAGGTTAAACTTGGCTCTCGGAATTATTTTTTTGGTTTCTGGAGTCCTGATGTGTATGAATATCCTAAGAATAGTCAAGAGCAGACTTACCGTAAGCGAAGAGCTGAATAAGCTCAATAGCTCTCTTGAGGAAACTGTTAAAAAACGCACAGGAGAGCTGGAAACTCAAGTGAGAATAAGAGAAGAGCAAGAGCGTGAAAGTTTTGAGCGTGCTCAGTTTCTTACGGACGTTATCGAGTCTCTTGCCCACCCGTTTTATGTTATTGATGCCGAAACATATGAGATAATACTTGCAAATAAAGCG
This window of the Denitrovibrio acetiphilus DSM 12809 genome carries:
- a CDS encoding ABC transporter ATP-binding protein translates to MIKLNNVTKTYISGRNRETTPIKNFSVEINRGETVILSGPSGSGKSTILSMIAALLKPSSGFVEVDGQIVSKLPEHFSALYRRDKVGMIFQQFNLISGISTEDNIALPLTPSEIPARIIKELVMEMMMKLDITDRAHLSTDKLSGGEMQRVAIARALINNPSVVLADEPTANLDSRLTEELIGIFKVLKNEGRTMLIATHDSKLINCGIADRVITMTKES
- a CDS encoding ABC transporter permease, with amino-acid sequence MINFKLLEHALMSLMRHKGKHLFIFLIFTMLISVCLVLFTVTAGLKKEAQYSLDNLPDIIVQKITGGRQQYINSAMLDKIVLIPGVLNASDRVWGFYPFDYLNTNLTVVGVDIFDPNMSRTIQEVTDGLDTMSLRSGKSMFIGAQLNEILRAIYNKDEFSFQKPDGEYITLQTAGIFKTESQMISTGTIITDRKTASEILGIPAGMSADIAINAANPQEIATIQEKIENISPSLRVITKEVISASYQNMFDYKGGIFLLFFISSIFTFFVIIFDRLSGISGDEARETAILKAVGWTTGDVLKVRLYESFVISVTAYISAITLSGIYVFILQAPGLKNIFLGYSYLKPHFTIPFTFDPSVYISVFFITVPVYTAAVIIPSWRAASIDSGEVIR
- a CDS encoding nitrous oxide reductase accessory protein NosL, with amino-acid sequence MRVVILLLCLGFTFTGFGGEMEFSKKASGEPELIQTGKQKAWCPVCGMNLKMFYKTSHALKLKDGQNKQYCSIRCMLEDYEGLHSIVSQILVVDAKTEKLIDVRNATYVVGSSAPGTMTMTSKIAFAEKKDAEEFQKKMGGELMTFDQASKAALESMGKDVSMTNKKRQKMMYPKGEKIFSSACDKSIDPFKYNLINKLKADIKTNSKCGSLDEKELQAVALYLWDIVRKEKHSDQFITVLEGEKCPVCGMFVHKYPKWAAKMHYQKNSTKEHAVFDGAKDMFKFYFNPAKWGDYKNIEITDIHVTDYYTNKAIDGKSAFYVTGSNVYGPMGNELVPFATKADAESFMSDHNGQQILTFGNITEDMVYKLDE
- a CDS encoding substrate-binding domain-containing protein translates to MHKLLILCVLQCILFACDPYENPLTRNKPLNEILVYTGITMSDAVLELKSEFEKENDCLVHVMYGASGYLKRVIDVNKKGDIFIPGNSSFLDTLIGDAVVTRRETLGYNRLSFFVPKGNPMGLNGSLSQLAEGDLRLIIGAPESGSVGKETMYLLQKYGIFHDVALQVHSFAADSKKLASAIRDNDADIAINWRAVGYTLKNRDFMDAIDIDSPYIRKVPVVMGLLKYSVDTGCPVKFMNMAVSEKGRQIFHKYGFRD